Genomic DNA from Peribacillus simplex NBRC 15720 = DSM 1321:
CTGAAATATAAATCGGAGAGTGTGTTTAGGCCGGATTCCACTGGAGGCAATGGCCAATGCTGTATATAAAACCATTGTGCTATGTGCGTCGTGTCCACATGAATGATTGGCCTTTACAACACCATCTACTTCCTGAACAAGCGCATCCATATCAGCCCTTAATGCCACAACCTTTTTTGAGATGCCTGGAATCTCGGCAATGATTCCATAATGGCTTTGAAATGTTTTTAGGGTTATTCCCGCTTTCTTAAGACATTTAATTATATAGCTAGACGTCCTTTCCTCCTGCCAGCTTGGCTCAGCCAAAGAATGCAGGTCATGGTAGGACTTTTTCAATGATTCTTGATTCACATCAATATATTGAATCGGGTTCATGATGATGCACCTCCTCCTTTACATGAATTTTAACTTTATTAAAAACTCATTCATTAAACACTTCATAACTTGAATATAGCCTTTCTAATTTTTGCTGATGGGTGTATATCCGTTTTGCGTCTTTTTGATGTATGCCTGCAATAACCAAGTCCAATAAGCTAATAACGGAAGCGATTGAATTGGTTCCGGTTTCTGCGTTTTCTTCAGTTGTCAGTGCAATATCAGAGATGCGGCCAATAGGTGACAGGAGGCGGTCTGTAACTGAAATTAAAGAAACTCCTTGTTCTTTGGCACACTCCGCAACTTTTAATGTTTCATTCGCATATCTTGGAAAGGAAAAAACCACTACTACAGACTTGTTAGTGAGATTACAAAACTTTTCATAGAAGTCACCTGTTGGTGAACATAAACTTACATTTTCCCTTAATGAACTTAGCGTATAGGAGAACCAATAGGCGGCGGCATGGGAAATCCGATGCCCTGCAATTAAAATTTGGTCAGCCTCGATCAGGACATCGACTGCTTTCCATATATCCTGAACGTTCGTATGATCTAATAGATGTCTTAAAATATGAACTTCGTTTTCTATCACTTTGGTAAATGGATCTTGCTTGTCATCAATGCGGAGAACGGAATCATTATTGGATAAGTCTATTTGATTTTGGTGCAGCAGCTGCTTTTGAATCCTGGCCTGCATTCTACTAAATCCTTCAAATCCTAAGGAATAGGAAAACCGAATGACAGTCGTTTCACTAACCTCCGCTTCCCTACCAATTTGAAAAGCCGTTTTAAAGGCGGCTTCATCCAAATTTTCAATCAGGTAAGCGGCAACTTTTTTTTGACCTGCCGATAGATGGTCAAATTTTTCCTTTACTAATAATTTAAAAGGAAGATGTTCCAAAATATAACCCCTTTCCGATGAATCAAATACTTCTTTTTAATAAAATGAAGAAGGTAATACTTCTTTGTTTTATACACTATCACAATTTAATTAGAAATAGAAGAAGGTTTTTGATTTTTTTGATAATTGTTAATTTCAAATTTCTGAAAAAAATCACCATTTAGATAATAAGCAAAAAAACTATAAGATGGTAAGCAAATCCGAAGCTAAAAAAACATTACAGTTGATTTCAGAAATCCGCTCCCTTTCCGCCGACATTCTGCCAAGCCTCCTCGCCGCAAG
This window encodes:
- a CDS encoding MurR/RpiR family transcriptional regulator: MEHLPFKLLVKEKFDHLSAGQKKVAAYLIENLDEAAFKTAFQIGREAEVSETTVIRFSYSLGFEGFSRMQARIQKQLLHQNQIDLSNNDSVLRIDDKQDPFTKVIENEVHILRHLLDHTNVQDIWKAVDVLIEADQILIAGHRISHAAAYWFSYTLSSLRENVSLCSPTGDFYEKFCNLTNKSVVVVFSFPRYANETLKVAECAKEQGVSLISVTDRLLSPIGRISDIALTTEENAETGTNSIASVISLLDLVIAGIHQKDAKRIYTHQQKLERLYSSYEVFNE